Below is a window of Bacteroidota bacterium DNA.
TCATCACATCTTACACCGTATAAATATAAAGATTCTGACGGAGCGATATTTTTCCGTGATACCGAATTATCGGACAGGGTAAGTTTTAAATATCAGTATTTAGAGGGCGAAGAAGCGGCTGATGATTTTATAAAATATGTGCTTACACAGGGACATCGCGAAAAAAAACGTGAACGAATTTTAACTGTGATTATGGACGGGGAGAATGCTTGGGAATGGTTCCACCGCGATTATGAGGGAAAAGAATTTTTGAATGCCCTTTATCGTAAGTTAGAAAAATTATTCCATACACGACAGATAGTTACAGTAACACCTGCTGAATTAATTTACGGTAATCCAAAGCGAAATATTCCTCCCCATCCTATCGAAGGTTTACCAAAGTTGCCGCATCTTGCGCCGGGTTCCTGGATTCAGGGCGATTTCAGTAAATGGGTAGGGAGTAAAGAAAAAAATCAAGAATGGGAACTGCTGCTGCAAGTCCGCTCGGATTTAGAGAAACATAAAGTGCCTCACTGTGATTCTAAGAAATTAAAACTTAAATCGAAATTATGGTATGCTAATCAAGCGTGGCACGAAATGTACGCCGCCGAAGGTTCAGATTGGTTCTGGTGGGCAGGTGAGAATCAGGAATCGCCATCGAATAAAAAACCTTTTGATGAATTATTTTTGCAACGGATCGAAAGAGTTTATACAAATGCGAATAAAGCCGGATATAAATTACAGTTACCCAATTTTCCTAAGACTCAAGCAACGACAACTATCATAAAGCGTCCTGTTACAAAAATAAAAACAATGCAAACAGGTAGGAAGATGGTACGGGTTATTTTTTTGTGCGACGCACGCAAAGTTAGTGTTAAAGAATCGATTTATATTGCAGGGAACGTGGAGGAATTAGGCGAATGGAATCCCAACTCAGTGAAAATGTACGACGACGCTACACACGGCGACATAAAAGCAAAAGACGGTATTTGGGCATTGGAAGTTCAACTACCTGAAGGGAAAGAAATTTCTTATAAATATACAAACAGCGGCAAACCGGGTGTGTGGAGCAGCTCTGAAGAATTTCCCGCACACAATCGCACCGCTATTATTAATGCAGACAATGAAAACAAACATATTGTTAAAGATTTATTTGGTAAATTATAAAGGAAATGATTAGATGAAATTTCACACCGAATACCTTTGGATGAACACAAAAAAACAGAGAGATTATATCAACATAACAAACGATGTTGAAGAAATTTTACAACGCAGCGGAATTAAAGAAGGAATGATATTAGTATCGGCGATGCACATTACGGCTGGTGTGTATATCAACGACGCAGAGTCGGGTTTGATTCAAGATATCGATGAGTGGCTTGAAAAATTGGCGCCGTTCAATCGCGAATACAGGCACCATCGGACGGGCGAAACTAACGGCGATGCACATCTGAAAAGTTTGCTGATTCATCACGAGGTCATCGTTCCTGTTACAAATGGTCGTTTCGATTTTGGACCCTGGCAGCAGATATATTATGCCGAATTCGATGGACTACGTCGAAAAAGGGTAATCGTCAAAGCGATGGGCGAATAGTGTTTGCAAAAGTTTTCTGATTAGTTTATATTAATTTAGAAAAAATGAAAGAAAAAAAATGAAATTTAAACTCATATTTATCATATCCCTATCCTTCCTGATATATATAAATTTATACGGTCAAATAATATCACCAAAACATAATTTACAATTGAATGTGGATTTAACACGTTTTTTTGGCGACGAATCGAATGTACTTTTTGAAACTTATTATAGCTTCCGTACCGATGAGCTGTCATATAAATCCAACGACGGGGTGTTTAGCGGTGGTATAAATATATCCGTGGGAATAAAGCAAGGCGAAAGTGTTGTTGAAACAGACCACTGGACTGTCCCAAGTAATGCGACCGATTCATCTATATTAACGATTGGTAAAACCCTCGTTGGTGTAAGGAAATATTTTTTGAAACCGGGCGAATATGATTTTAAAATTATTGCAATCGATCTCAATGATAAATCGCGGGTTGACAGTTTACAGTTCCCGATAAATATTTCTCTTTTCCCCACTGATAGGGAAGCAATCAGCGATATCCAAATCTGTTCGTCAATTAAACAAATACCGAAAGATGAGAACAACATATTTTATAAAAATACTTTAGAGGTAATTCCGAATGCGAGTCTCCTTTTCGGTCCCGGTTTACCAATTCTATATTATTATCTTGAAGGTTACAATCTCCTTCAGAAAGATTCATCCGAAGAATACATGCTGAAAACATCAGTATTAGATGCCACGGGCAAGGAAATAATTACGCACGAGAAAAACAAGAAGCGTGTTAACAATTCCAGTGTCGAGGTTGGCACAATAAATACTACATCACTTAAAGGCGGAACTTACAATCTTAAAATTTCGATAAGCGATACGGTTAAACGAACAGCAGCAGTTTCTATGAAGCGATTTTTTATTTATAAACCCGGTCAGATCGATTCGCTGGGTACATTATCTTCCGGTGGGATGGTCAGCAGCGAATATGCTTTGATGGCCGATAATGATGTCCAAGAAGAATACGAATTGCTTTCATATATTATTACCGATGCCGAAAAAAAACAATTTGGAAAATTGACCGAATTAGATGCAAAGAGAAAGTTCTTGTATGATTTTTGGAAGCGTCGCGATATCAATCCTTCTACTACGATAAATGAATTCAAGGAGGAATATATGAAGCGTGTGGCATTTGTTAAGCAAACTTATTCAGCTTCATTCAAGAAAGGTTGGAAAACAGATCGTGGCAGAGTTTATATTGTTTATGGACCGCCAGATGATGTAGAACGTTATCCGAGTTCTTATGACGCTGAACCTTATGAGATATGGAATTACAATTCAATTCAAAATGGTGTAATTTTTATTTTTGTCGATCGCGCTGGACAGGGAGATTACCGCCTTGCTCACTCGAACCATCGGAACGAATTGCAAGACGAAAATTGGTACAATCAAATTAAGAAAGCAAGATAGTTGAATGAATGAAAAATCAGATAGAATATCTTTTATTTAGATTCTTTCGTTTCATTATTCTAAATCTTTCTTTAAAGAATGCACAACAGTTAGGTTTAAAATTAGCTAATATTTTTTTTATAATTTTAACACGCCGCAAACAAATTGCTGCCGATAATTTAAGGCAGGCTTTTCCTGAAAAATCCGATAAGGAAATTTTAAGAATCGCAAAAAACGCATTCCAAAATTTTGGAATTACAATAGTTGAATTATTATGGTTCCCCCGCCTTACTCCTGAAATCCTCGATAATCTTATAAAGTATAAGAACTTAGAATTAATGATGAACCGTTATAAGGAAGGGAAGGGAGTGATAATGCTTTCGGGACACTTCGGAAATTGGGAACTGCTGGCTTTTGCTACCGGTTTTATATCCAAAATTTCTATGATTATGATTGCCAAAACCCAAACTAATTTGTTGGTGGATAAGATAATTAATGAGCACCGGACATTGTTTGGAAACAAAGTAGTTCCAATGGAAGTAGCAGTGCGCGAAGTCTTGAGCTCTTTAAATAAAGGTGGTATTGTGGCGATGATTGCAGATCAAAGCGCCCCCAAAGAGAGTCTCTTTGTGAATTTTTTCGGAAAAAAGGTTGCTACATTTCAAGGACCTGCGGTGTTCGGTTTACGCACCGGCGCTGCAATGCAAATGGGAATAATTATACGTAAACCGGATTTTACTTATGAAGTTATAATCGAAGAAATTCAAACTTCCGACCTGACCGAATACAACGAAGCCAATGTGTACGAACTGACCCAAAGGCATACCGCAGTTCTGGAAAAATATATCCGCTTATATCCCGAACAATGGATGTGGACACATAGGCGTTGGAAAAATATTAAATGAATATCAGCGGGAAGATACTGATTTTTCAAACTGCATTTATCGGTGATGTGATTTTAACCTTATCGATGGTTCAGCTTCTTAAAAAAAGATATCCGATAGTCGAAATCGATTTTGTTGCAACCAAGCGAGCATCCGATGTTTTGCAAAATCATCCGGATATTAATGAAATTATAATTTATGATAAATATGGAGATGATAAAGGTCGTAAAGGTTTCAAAAGGTTAACAAATTTATTGAAATCGAAAAAATATGATGCTGCTATTGTTCCGCATCGATCGATACGAAGTGCCCTCCTGATTTATTTATCTAAAATAAAAACGAGAATAGGATTTAATAGGAGTGCGGGCAGGATATTATTTACTCATATCGTAAAGTATCGTTACGATTTACATGAGGCAGAACGGAACATCTCACTTCTAAAACCATTATTAATTGAAACCCAGAAAAAGGAATTGCCGCGACTTTATCCGAGTATAGCTGATAAAAAAGTCGTAGATAAAATCTTATTTGAAGAAGAAATCTTGGATACGAACCGTCTAATCGGTATTGCACCCGGTTCGGTTTGGAATACAAAGCGTTGGACGAAAGAAGGTTATCTTCAGTTAGTGCGGAAATTACTTTCAGAAAAATATGTCGTTTGCTTGCTCGGTGGGAAAGAAGATGTAAAACTTTGCAACGAAATTATTAATAACACGTCTATCGGAGGTGTAATCAACTTAGCGGGTAAACTTACTCTGCTTCAATCTGCTGAATTAATTCGCCGCTGTCGTGTGTTAATTACTAACGACAGTTCACCTGTTCATCTTGCGGCGGCAGTTGATATTCCGGTTGTTGCGATATTCGGTGCAACGGTACCCGCTTTCGGTTTCGGACCGTTCAGCGAGGGGAGCATTGTAGTTGAAATTAATGATTTAAAATGCCGCCCCTGCGCCATACACGGCGGCAATATATGCCCGATTGGGACTTTCGATTGTATGAAAAGAATAACACACGAGATGGTTTTTGAGAAGGTTATGAGTGCGTTTAATAGGAAGTTGGGAAGATGATCAGGTAAAAGGTTGATTATTCTTGAATGTTGATTTTATTTTGTTATATTTGAACATTGTAATCATATAAAGAGAACGCGAATTAGTGTCCTACAGAATTAGTGAACAAAAAACTCGTTACAGCTTAATCGATCCCCAGCTTAAAAAAGCCGGATGCCTGTCCGCCGAAGTGTTATTCACGATGGTGGAGAATCTTTCTGACCGAACACAGGTGAGTTTTGAAATCTCTGTGACAGGATATGACACCACGTATGAGACTGTTGCATGCAAAGCGTTCGATGAGTTTATACTTGAGCATAACTATGACGCCGACCAATCCAGATTTTTACGTGCTGTGCAGACTGTTTTCCTACAGCGAAGAAAATTAGAGCTTGCCGATTTGTATGAGGAACCATTTACTAATTTTGGCGTGAATGCAATTGAAAAACTATTTGGGGAGAGCGAGATTGCAGATTTACTTGAATTGACTAAGGGGTTTATGATATAAACAAAAGAAAGAATATTTATATGCAGAAATTGAAAATTATAACAGATGATCCATCGTTTACCAGTGGTATTTATAAAAAAGAAGAAGATGCTTTTAACCATGAGGCTTTCGCACAGACAGTTTTCAGGGTAGTACAGGATAACGACCCACCTCTCACTGTAGGCTTATTTGGTGGTTGGGGTGTTGGTAAAACATCGATAGTAAATTTACTAAAATCAAAGTGCAAGGGTAATGGCCATAGCTTCATATATTTCAATGCTTGGCAATACTCTGGAGATTCATTTCGCAGACAGTTTCTTCTTACTGTTGCTGGTTCAGAAGATATCATTACAGAAGAATCTGAAAGACAAACTGCCGGCGAAAGGTTACAAAAATTGAGCTACAAAGATATTAAGGCTAAAAAGAAAGAAACCTTTCACTGGTCAAAAGCTGGATTCAAAAATCTAGGGATCTTCCTGTTGACAGTAGCGATTGGCATATTGTTTATTATTTGGGGTGGTTGGACAACGCATATTGCTTCACTTGGTGCAGGAATCTTCATATTAGTAGCCAGCATCATTGCAATAATTTACCAACGCCTTGAACAAATCATTCGCGTTGATGTAGAAACTATTGTTGATCCACAGTTAATCTTTCCAGAACAGTTCACTGAAGAATTTCATGGAATGATTACTAAGGCAATGAAGAAAAATGGTAGCAAGAAAATCATAATTGTTATTGATGATCTCGATCGATGCGATATCGACACAATAAAAGATGTTTTAGTATCATTGAAAAATTTCCTTGGCAATAACCAGTGCTTTTTTATCATTCCAATGGATGATTCTTCTGTGGTTCAGATGTTCAAGGGCAAGAATACTAATTTTGGTTATGAGCAGCTTAGAAAGTATTTCACCGTTTCGCTGCGTATTCCTGCCTTTCATCAAGAGGACTTGCTTCATTTTGCACGGGAAGTGTCCGCAAAATACGAGATCCCCACGAGCATTGTATATATTGCAGCTGTAGGTTATTGCCGTGATGCAAGGAAGATCAAACATTTCCTGAATATGTTTCAGCTCAAATATGCTCTCGCAGAGGAACGTGCAAAAGCTGGATACTTAGGTGATTTAAGTCTTGAAGGTGTTATCGACCAATTAGCGAAACTTGTAGTTTTGGAATATCAATTCCCAGAATTCTTCCAGTTCATTTCGTTAAATCCTGAAACTATTGATACATTCGATCAGGCCGCGAGAGACTTAGAGCCAGTTGAGCTTGCGAAAATGACGTGGAAAGAATTCGGTGAAGGTTACACGGGAATTGATGATCTCTGGCGCAACCAACCAGGGCTTCGCCAGTTTCTCCGTGCTACAGACAACGTTCAGCTGAACAATTTTGAGTTATTATCAAAACTCAAAACATCAAATCAAGAATTTACGCTTGGTGAATTTGGTATTCGGTTGCGTAAATGGATTGAACAAGGAATCGATTTTGAGTATGACATACATTTAACTGCTGAGTACCTTAGCTCTAATGGTAGATCAATAGTTGACGCACTTTCCACATGGTTAAATCCTGATGTGCCACCTGTGGCCAAGCGTGCTTATATAAGTGCGAAACGTATACTCGGTATGAAGATGCTTCAAAAGGAAATTCAAGCTGATCTTGCTAGAAGTACTATATCCATCGTTTTACACCCGAAAATTGCGATGACTATATCTGTACAAGATGCAGTTATCTTACTAGACAATCTTGATTTAACCGGACAGTTTCAACAAAGTACTTTCGTTAAGAAGATGATTCAGGAAATTTTTGTCATAGATAGATATGAACCAGAGTATTGGCGACTGATAGGTCATAAGGCAATTAAGAAAATACTTAGTATGCATAGGGAAGCTGTACAAAACATAGACCTTGTT
It encodes the following:
- a CDS encoding carbohydrate-binding module family 20 domain-containing protein, giving the protein MSDIYQHRGETIYLVLIYHQHQPIYIDYEKDHLVAPWVRTHSTKDYYRMPAMVQKYPNVHCTMNLTPSLLKQIEEYYLRRLKPNINRKTDVLFDLLIKPAEKFTRKDIHNLYKTAWSALSVNEVVRKRFPEFDLLHSEFTQALKNNFELNNRKKLRELKFWFPLANFDLDFLEAPMKLTDGTIIDISDIVERKADHKYYLRKPVTEADCQRLAVVTYKLMSNIIPIHKKLAYDSKTNTGQIELITTPFNHPIIPLICNSDVGKVCMPHHQFPKKFSYPDDAKEQVKQAIKFYKEKFGTLPIGLWPSEGSVSEEALEIFLSCGIKWVATDMQILRKSSNDHSSHLTPYKYKDSDGAIFFRDTELSDRVSFKYQYLEGEEAADDFIKYVLTQGHREKKRERILTVIMDGENAWEWFHRDYEGKEFLNALYRKLEKLFHTRQIVTVTPAELIYGNPKRNIPPHPIEGLPKLPHLAPGSWIQGDFSKWVGSKEKNQEWELLLQVRSDLEKHKVPHCDSKKLKLKSKLWYANQAWHEMYAAEGSDWFWWAGENQESPSNKKPFDELFLQRIERVYTNANKAGYKLQLPNFPKTQATTTIIKRPVTKIKTMQTGRKMVRVIFLCDARKVSVKESIYIAGNVEELGEWNPNSVKMYDDATHGDIKAKDGIWALEVQLPEGKEISYKYTNSGKPGVWSSSEEFPAHNRTAIINADNENKHIVKDLFGKL
- a CDS encoding secondary thiamine-phosphate synthase enzyme YjbQ, with the translated sequence MKFHTEYLWMNTKKQRDYINITNDVEEILQRSGIKEGMILVSAMHITAGVYINDAESGLIQDIDEWLEKLAPFNREYRHHRTGETNGDAHLKSLLIHHEVIVPVTNGRFDFGPWQQIYYAEFDGLRRKRVIVKAMGE
- a CDS encoding GWxTD domain-containing protein; the encoded protein is MKFKLIFIISLSFLIYINLYGQIISPKHNLQLNVDLTRFFGDESNVLFETYYSFRTDELSYKSNDGVFSGGINISVGIKQGESVVETDHWTVPSNATDSSILTIGKTLVGVRKYFLKPGEYDFKIIAIDLNDKSRVDSLQFPINISLFPTDREAISDIQICSSIKQIPKDENNIFYKNTLEVIPNASLLFGPGLPILYYYLEGYNLLQKDSSEEYMLKTSVLDATGKEIITHEKNKKRVNNSSVEVGTINTTSLKGGTYNLKISISDTVKRTAAVSMKRFFIYKPGQIDSLGTLSSGGMVSSEYALMADNDVQEEYELLSYIITDAEKKQFGKLTELDAKRKFLYDFWKRRDINPSTTINEFKEEYMKRVAFVKQTYSASFKKGWKTDRGRVYIVYGPPDDVERYPSSYDAEPYEIWNYNSIQNGVIFIFVDRAGQGDYRLAHSNHRNELQDENWYNQIKKAR
- a CDS encoding lysophospholipid acyltransferase family protein, encoding MKNQIEYLLFRFFRFIILNLSLKNAQQLGLKLANIFFIILTRRKQIAADNLRQAFPEKSDKEILRIAKNAFQNFGITIVELLWFPRLTPEILDNLIKYKNLELMMNRYKEGKGVIMLSGHFGNWELLAFATGFISKISMIMIAKTQTNLLVDKIINEHRTLFGNKVVPMEVAVREVLSSLNKGGIVAMIADQSAPKESLFVNFFGKKVATFQGPAVFGLRTGAAMQMGIIIRKPDFTYEVIIEEIQTSDLTEYNEANVYELTQRHTAVLEKYIRLYPEQWMWTHRRWKNIK
- the waaF gene encoding lipopolysaccharide heptosyltransferase II, with translation MNISGKILIFQTAFIGDVILTLSMVQLLKKRYPIVEIDFVATKRASDVLQNHPDINEIIIYDKYGDDKGRKGFKRLTNLLKSKKYDAAIVPHRSIRSALLIYLSKIKTRIGFNRSAGRILFTHIVKYRYDLHEAERNISLLKPLLIETQKKELPRLYPSIADKKVVDKILFEEEILDTNRLIGIAPGSVWNTKRWTKEGYLQLVRKLLSEKYVVCLLGGKEDVKLCNEIINNTSIGGVINLAGKLTLLQSAELIRRCRVLITNDSSPVHLAAAVDIPVVAIFGATVPAFGFGPFSEGSIVVEINDLKCRPCAIHGGNICPIGTFDCMKRITHEMVFEKVMSAFNRKLGR
- a CDS encoding type I restriction-modification enzyme R subunit C-terminal domain-containing protein, with translation MSYRISEQKTRYSLIDPQLKKAGCLSAEVLFTMVENLSDRTQVSFEISVTGYDTTYETVACKAFDEFILEHNYDADQSRFLRAVQTVFLQRRKLELADLYEEPFTNFGVNAIEKLFGESEIADLLELTKGFMI
- a CDS encoding P-loop NTPase fold protein, yielding MQKLKIITDDPSFTSGIYKKEEDAFNHEAFAQTVFRVVQDNDPPLTVGLFGGWGVGKTSIVNLLKSKCKGNGHSFIYFNAWQYSGDSFRRQFLLTVAGSEDIITEESERQTAGERLQKLSYKDIKAKKKETFHWSKAGFKNLGIFLLTVAIGILFIIWGGWTTHIASLGAGIFILVASIIAIIYQRLEQIIRVDVETIVDPQLIFPEQFTEEFHGMITKAMKKNGSKKIIIVIDDLDRCDIDTIKDVLVSLKNFLGNNQCFFIIPMDDSSVVQMFKGKNTNFGYEQLRKYFTVSLRIPAFHQEDLLHFAREVSAKYEIPTSIVYIAAVGYCRDARKIKHFLNMFQLKYALAEERAKAGYLGDLSLEGVIDQLAKLVVLEYQFPEFFQFISLNPETIDTFDQAARDLEPVELAKMTWKEFGEGYTGIDDLWRNQPGLRQFLRATDNVQLNNFELLSKLKTSNQEFTLGEFGIRLRKWIEQGIDFEYDIHLTAEYLSSNGRSIVDALSTWLNPDVPPVAKRAYISAKRILGMKMLQKEIQADLARSTISIVLHPKIAMTISVQDAVILLDNLDLTGQFQQSTFVKKMIQEIFVIDRYEPEYWRLIGHKAIKKILSMHREAVQNIDLVVQKWLSTLKTVPEKELFVYGISQVQLSKDERTGLGLIFPSNDLLTSLAASISTESVELNKAIFALLTDEKNPESFSEKQIGLGKKLSVVFSESIVDDKMSSTLLFTCEAIREMPDWLDAESANTVSSLIINQYKKYTANSELEQALLETLLLCYPSLKDVAQTKKVKDSYDSFADLLPPDRFETHIERILLGPFDETSILEVLIPESLNRRISSIEREIESPDDTIIGNARLCRKYKQYIGEEKYNELLSKLFNLKDANAIEGWSPFMVEEITQSNDERVNSLLDSTVSSLKNSSLPKAAREHYGKLLIKILYDEITVSRGKSYYEMLFVLLGDDDLVNVGFVVDSFDSLHSRFGDEVPEQNIDDEVRKLLAKQNLGSYSGTVNIYLGYQSSITLDSCHEIVSKTIAELPNDLLNVDHRYQLLHLLGGISNAGERARDISEVLFKYKETGSVNELKTKAYEIYEHLTRNDIVAVYLPPAKSEPAESTAIKEEKNVN